The DNA segment CACGGTCGGCCGCGGCGCTCGACGACCGTTCCAGCTGCGGCAGGAACCGGCAGGGGCGGCGCGGGCGGCCACCGGGCGAGCGGGACTGGCCGTAGGAGAGCCACAGCCACTGCCGGGCCCGGGTCACCCCCACGTAGAGCAGCCGCCGCTCCTCCTCCAGCTGGTCGGGCGTCTTCGCGTACGTCGTCGGCAGCGTGCCGTCCGAGAGCCCGACCAGGAAGACCGCGTCCCACTCCAGGCCCTTCGCGGAGTGCAGCGAGGCGAGCGTCACCCCGGCCATCGTCGGGGCGTGCTGCTGCTCGGCACGGCGGGCCAGCTCGTCGTTGAAGGCGGAGAGCGACACCTCCCGCTGCACCCGGCCGGCCTCGCCGATCGGCAGGATCTCCGGGGCTGCCGCGTACTCCTCGGCGAGCGTGACCAGTGCCGCGAGGGCCTCCCACTGCTCGCGCGCGGCGCCACCGGGCGGGGGCTGATGCCGGTTCCAGCCGGTCGCGGCGAGCGCCTCCACGACCGCGTCGGCCAGCGGCGTCTCGCCCGGGATCGAGCGGACCGCGGCGCGCAGCGCGACCATGGCCTGGCGGACCTCGGCCCGTTCGAAGAACCGCTCGGCGCCCCGGACCACGTAGGGGACCTCGGCTTCGGCGAGCGCCTCCTCGTACGCCTCGGACTGCGCGTTGGTCCGGAAGAGCACCGCGATCTCGCTGGCCGGCGTGCCGGACGCGATCAGCTCACGGCACCGCCGCGCCACGGCGAGGGCCTCGCCCGGCTCGTCCGGGAAGATCTTGAGTTCCGGCTCGGGTCCGGCCGGTCGCTGGCCGACCAGCTCCAGCCGCAGCTTCGCCTCGGTGCCCCGGGCCTGCCGGATGACGGCGTTGGCGAGCCCGACCACCTGCGGCGTCGACCGGTAGTCGCGGACCAGGCGGACCACCACGGCGTCCCGGCGGCGGCGCGGGAAGTCGATGAGGTAACCCGAGGTCGCCCCGGTGAACGAGTAGATCGTCTGGCTGGCGTCGCCGACCACGGTGATGTCGTCGCGCCCGCCGAGCCAGGCGTCGAGCAGCCGCTGCTGCAGCGGGTTGACGTCCTGGTACTCGTCGACCACGAAGTGCCGGTACTGCGCGCGGATCTGATCGGCGACGTCCTGGTGCTCCTCGATGCCCCAGACCGCGGCGCGCAGCAGGTCCTCGAAGTCGATCACGCCCTGGCGGCGTTTGAGCGACTCGTACGCCGCGAACACCTCGGCCACCCGGGCCGGCTCGAACGGCGGCTCACGCAGCGCCTTGGCGGCGGCTACGGCGTACTCCCCGGGCTCGACCAGCGACGACTTCGCCCACTCGATCTCACTCGCCAGGTCGCGGGAGGCGGCGCGGTCGGCGCGCACACCGGCCCGGGCCGCGGCCAGGCCGACCACGCGAATCTTGCTCTCCATCAGCTCGGGCATCCCCCGGCCCTCCAGCAGCCGGGGCGCGAAGTAGCGCACCTGGCGCAGAGCCGCGGCGTGGAACGTCCGGGCCTGCACACCGGCGGCGCCGAGCGCGGTCAGCCGGGCGCGCATCTCGGCCGCGGCCCGTGCGGTGAAGGTGACCGCGAGGATGTGCCGGGGACTGATCTCGCCGATCGAGGTTCGGTACGCGATCCGGTGGGTGATCGCCCGCGTCTTACCGGTTCCGGCGCCGGCCAGGATGCAGACCGGACCCGCGGGAGCGGTCACCGCCGTCCGTTGTTCCGGGTCCAGCCCGGCCAGCACCCCATCGCCTCGCACGGTAGGGAATCATGACACCCCCACCGGGTGTTGTGCTTCTCAGCCGCACCGCCGTGTGACCTGTATCGAAGGAGCCCTGACCGATGCTGACCATGTACTCGACGTCCTGGTGTGGGTACTGCCACCGTTTGAAGAGCCAGCTCGACCGGGAGGGCATCGCCTACGACGTCGTGGACATCGAGCAGGACGAGGCCTCGGCCGCGTTCGTGCGCAGCGTGAACGGCGGCAACCAGACCGTTCCGACGCTGAAGTTCGACGACGGGTCGGCGCTGACCAACCCGTCGATCGTGCAGGTGAAGCAGCACCTCGCGACGATCTCCGCCTGAGACGCACAAAAAGGGGCCTTCGATCGAAAGGCCCCTTTTTTGTACGTCGATCAGGGGATCAGTGCGGGGATGCTCGAGTCGAGCAGGCCCCTCTCCTTGAGAGCGCCGTAGAGCGGCGTGCTCTCCGGGTAGTGACCCCACTGGTGGTCGCCGTCACCATTGCCGAAGCCGCCGAGCAGCTGCTTCTGCACCTCGGTGAAGCCGCTCCACTCCGGCCGGTTCGGCAGGTCGGCGACCTCGTCGCGGATGGCGATCCAGCGCGGGGTGTAGCCGAAGAACGCGCCGACACGGGTGATGTCGGAGTAGTTGTCCGACCGGGCGTGCCAGATGCGCCGGTCGAAGACCACCAGGTCACCCGCGTTCGCGGTGATCTGGACCGCACCTGAAGGCTGCGGCCACGGCACGCCGCGGCTCGGCGGGCCGGGAAGCCAGTTGGTCTTGTGGCTGCCGGGCAGGACGGTGAAGTTGCCCCGGCCGGTCTCGCTCACGTCGGAGAACCAGTACGCCAGCTTCACCGACATCATCGGGCGCGGGTCGGTCTCGATCTCCCGGTTCTGGCGGCCGCCGTCCTGGTGCCAGTGCCACCACTGCTTCTGCTCCTCGTGGAGCTGCGGGTGCACGTCGATGTGCGAGTGGTAGACGTGCACGTTCCACCCGAGCAGCGACCAGATGTACTTGAACGCCTTGGGGTGGTCGAGCAGGAAGGCCAGCTCGGGCACGTGGGCGACCGGGGAGAGCTGGTGCAGCGCGCCGGTGGGGCTGAGCTTGCCCTCGGCCTTCGCCTTCTCGTAGTACCCCAGAATCGCGGCCCGGCCCGCCTCGATCTCGCTCTCGCTCAGCACCGACGGTACGACGATGTAACCGTCCCGATCGAACGCCTCCCGCTCCCCCGCGGACATCTGCGTCCACGCCGGGGCTTCCACCTGGGTCATCGGTTCCCCTCTCGTCTTTGTATCCAAGACGCCGTGGGACCCTCACTTGGTTGCCCGCGAACCAGAAAAAGTTTCTGTTAACCGTGCAGCCACTTCTCGATCAGGTAGAAGGCGATCGACGATCGCATCGGCAGGCTCATCGGGACGCCGCTCTCCGGGTCGACGTAACCACCGGCGATCATCTTGGCGATCGCGTCCCGGGTGAACCAGTGCGCCTCGTCGATCTCCTCCGGGTCGAGGACGAACGGCTGGGCGGGGTCGGCGACGGCGTGGAAGCCGAGCATCAGCGAGCCCGGGAACGGCCAGGACTGGCTGCCCGCGTACTGCAGCGAGGTCAGCTTGATGCCGACCTCCTCCTGCACCTCGCGGACCACCGAGGCCTCGGCCGACTCCCCCGGTTCGACGTAACCGGCGAGGCAGGAGAACCGGCGTACGCCGTCGGGGGTGGCGGGCCAGGCCGCGTTGTGCCCGAGCAGGCAGCGGCCGCCCGGGCCGGGGACGCCGTCGTGCACCAGCACGATCATCGCCGGGTCGGTGCGCGGCCACATGAGCCGGCCCTCCGGGTCGGCCCGCGCCCAGCCGGCCTCCACGACGGTGGTCGGCTGGCCGGTACGCGGCGAGAACGCGTGGCTGCGATGCCAGTTGCCGAGCGCGACCGCCGCGGTGAACAGACCGGCGTCCCGATCGTCGAGCAGGTGGCCGCTGTCGCGGAGAGTGACGGCCCGCTGATCCGCGGACGCCTCCACGGAAGCGTCAACGGTCCAGACCGGGGTGCCGTCGGCGTCGACGCCGAGGAACCAGCGCTCGGCGTCGGGCGACGCGGACGACGGCGCCAGCACGAGGGCGACACCGCCGTCCGGGCGATCGGTGACCAGGGCTCGGCCGCCCTTGGCGAGGTCGACGACGAGGACCAGGCCGCGCGTCCACGCGTCCGCAAGCCAGGCGTCGTCCTTCCGCCGGTGGGCGGCGCGGTCCAGGGTGGTACGTGCCAGCGGCGGGGTGCCGGGTTGCTCACCCAGGTCTGGCTGTTCGGGTTCGGTCACTCTCTGCTGCGCTCCACGGCCGTCAGTACGGACAATTGCGACTCGATCTTGTCGGCGTCGCCGAGCACCACGGTAACCGCACGGGAGGGGGCGAGGTACTTCGCTCCGGCCGCGAACACCTCCTCCCGGGTGACAGCGGCGAGCGCCTCCGAGTGTTCGCGGAGGTGCTCGAGGCGAAGGCCGAAGCCCGCGTACATGCTGGCGAGACCGGCGAGCCCGGCCTGGGTGGACATGCTCAGCCGCAGGGTGCCCAGGGCGTAGCGCCGGGCCTGCTCGAGCTCCTCCTCGCCGGGCGGGAGGCTGGCGATGCGGCCCAGCTCGTAGACGGTCTCCAGCAGCGACGGGCCGGTCACCTCGGTGGCGACCTCGGCCGAGCCGGACCAGGTGGAGCCGGCCACGAAGTGCTCGATGCCGGAGTGCGAGCCGTACGTGTACCCCTTGTCCTCCCGGATGTTCTCCACCCAGCGGGAGGAGAAGTAGCCGCCGAAGATCAGGTTGGCCACCGTGACGGCGGCGTAGTCCGGGTCGGTCCGGGTGACGCCGGGCAGCGCGAGCCGCAGCGACGACTGGACCGAACCGGGCCGGTCGACGAGCAGCAGCGGGCCGGTCTCGATCGACGGGATGGGCGGGATGACGCCGTCCGGCGCCCCGCCGGTCCAGCCGCCGAGCACCTTCTCCGCGACGTCGATCGCCTGGTCCGGGTCGATGTCGCCGACCAGGACGAGCGTCGCGCCGGCCGGGCGGACGCGCTCGGCGTGCAGCTGGCGCAGCGCACCGGGCTCCACAGCACGGACCTCGTCCGGCGTGGGCGTCTGCACCGCGTACGGATGGGTGTCGTAGATCCTCTTGAGCAGCGCCACCCGGGCCAGATGCGCGGGCTGGCTCAGCGCGACCTGGATGTGGTCGACCAGGCGCTCGCGCTCGACGCCGACCTCCTCGGCCGGGAACGTGGCGTCGGTCAGCACGCCGGCCAGCAGCTCCAGCGTCCGGTCCAGGCCGTCGGCGAGCGCGTTGCCGCTGATCAGCAGGCGGTCCGGGTCGAGGGCGGCGCCCAGGCTGCCGCCGACGGCCTGCAGTTCGGCCGCGATGTCGATGCTCGACAGCGTGCTCGTACCGGTGAAGATCGCCTGCGAGAGCAGGGTGGCCGGGGCCAGCGGCGCCCGCCCGAACGGGATCCGCAGCCGCAGCTCGACGAGCGGAACCGCCGACCGCCGGATCGCGATGACGGTGAGCCCGCTGGGCAGCCGCCGCTCCGCCTCGCGAGGCAGGTGCAGATCGGCGTCCGGGATCAGGTCGGGCAGAGTCTTGGCGCTCATTGGGCAGCTCCCGGGATGACTTCGACGCTGGCGCGGCGCTCGGGCCGCAGGGTGGCCGCGGCGGCGACGATCTGCTCGTCGGTCACCTCGCTGACCAGCTTGGGCAGCTCGTTGAGCAGGCCCGGGCGGCCGCGCTGCAGCTCCAGGACGGCCATCGGCTGGGCCCGGCCGAGCACGTCGTCGGTGCCCTGCAGCAGGCGGGTCGCCATCCGGGCCTGCGTGCGGTCCAGCTCACCGGGCTTGAGGCCGTCGGTGACCAGCCGGTCGAGTTCCTCGTCGATGGTCTGCAGCACCTTGCCGGCGTCGCCGCCGGGCGGCATGTGCGCCTGGAGCAACAGGGCCGTGGGGTTGCGTACCTGGTATTCGTCGCCCATGAAGCCGATGTAGCCGCCGAGGTTGGTGGCCGCCCGGTCGCGCTGGACCAGGCGCTCCACGAGCCGGGAGGCGTCGCCGTCGGTGAGCACCTCGGCGAGCACCGCGTACGGCAGGTAGCCGGTGAAGTCGCCGATCGGGTCCGGCACGCCCCAGCCGGCCGCGACGGCGGGCAGCGGCGCGATGCGGTCGATGTACGACTCGCGCTTCTCCTCGGTGAGGCCGGGCTCGGCGAAGTCCGGCAGCGACGGCGCGGGACGGGCCGGCACGTCGCCGAAGTGCCGCTCGATCATCGCGGTCGCCTCGGCCACGTCGAAGTCGCCGGCGACCGAGAGCACCGCGTTGCCGCAGGCGTAGTAGCGGTCGAAGAAGCCCTGCGCGTCCTCGACGGTGGCGCTCTCCAGGTCTTCGAACGAACCGTAGCCGTCGTGGGCGTTCGCGAACGTGTCGAACATGACCGGGGGCAGCTTGAGCCACGGGAACCCGCCGTACGGCCGGTTCAGCACGTTGACCCGGATCTCCTCCTTGACCACGTCCACCTGGTTGCGCAGGTTCTCCTCGGTGAGCCGGGGGCCACGCATCCGGTCCGCTTCGAGGAAGAGCGCGCGCTCGAGACCGCCGGACGGCAGCTCCTCGTAGTAGTCCGTGTAGTCGAGGTGGGTCGAGCCGTTGAAGGTGCCGCCGGCGCCCTGCACGTGCCGGAAGTGGGCCAGCTTCTCCAGGTTCTCCGAGCCCTGGAACATCAGGTGCTCGAAGAGGTGGGCGAAGCCGGTCCGGCCTTCCGGTTCACTGCGGATGCCGACGTCGTAGACGACGGCCACGCCGACCACCGGAGCGCTGCGATCCGGGGAGAGGACCACACGCAGACCATTGCCGAGGGTGAATCGCTCGACCGGATATTTCGTCGCGGGGATCTTGATTCTGGGCGCCACGGTACGAATCTAGCGTGTTGGCACGGATCCGCGCGGTAGTCGCGGTTCACCCAGCGGCGTAAATGCGCTGATATCCCGATCCGCCGATCTGTGCGGACCGTGTTGCCCCCGTCACAGGGCTTGACGCATCAATCCCATCTGTTCCACTATTCCCATCCAGCAGATAGGTTAAGCAAAGAATCACGGGAGGGGGTGCACGCAGGTGTACGTATCGGCTCGCACGGACTACGCCGTACGCGCAATGCTCGCGGTCACCGCTGAACACCCCCACCTGGTCAAAGCCGCAGGTCTGGCCGCTGCCCAGGACATCCCGCTCAGTTTCCTGCAAGGAATCCTGCTCGATCTGCGCCGCGCCGGGCTGCTGCACAGCCACCGCGGTGTGGACGGCGGGTACGCCTTGGCCCGCCCGGCCGAGGAGATCACCGTCGGCGACGTGGTCCGCGCCGTCGGGGGTGCCCTCACCACAGTCCGGGGGCTACCCACGTCCACGGCGACCTACCACGGTGCGGCGACGGCGCTGCACGACGTGTGGATCGCCGTCGAGGCGGCCATCGAGGGTGTAGTCGACCACAAGACCCTGGCCGAACTCTCTCAGAACTCGATAAAGAAGAACTAGGAGTGAGCATGAGCTCCCGCACCGTACGTGCGCTTGCCCTTGCCTCGGCCGCGGTCGTGGCCTCTACCGCTCTGGCCGCTTGCGGATCCGACGACGCCAACACCGCCGAGGGCACCAGCGGCGCCGCCGCCGAAGCCAAGACGATCAACCTCGGTTACTTCCCGAACATCACCCACGCGCCCGCCCTGGTCGGCGTGAACAAGGGCATCTTCTCCGAGGCGCTCGGCAGCGCCACCACCCTGGAGACGAAGACCTTCAACGCCGGTCCGGCCGCCATCGAGGCGCTGCTGTCCGGCGCGATCGACGCCACCTACATCGGCCCGAACCCGGCGATCAACGGCTGGTCCACCTCCAAGGGCACCGCGCTGAAGATCATCGCGGGCAGCACCTCGGGCGGCGCCGGCCTGGTGGTCAAGGAGGGCATCAACACGCCCGCCGACCTCAAGGGCAAGAAGATCGCCACCCCGCAGCTCGGCAACACCCAGGACGTCGCGCTGCGCGCCTGGCTGAAGGAGAACGGCCTCAACGCCGACACCAACGGCGGCGGCGACGTCTCGGTGCTCCCGCAGGACAACGCGACGGCGATCCAGGCCTTCGCGCAGGGCACCATCGACGGCGCCTGGGTGCCGGAGCCCAACTACAGCAAGCTGATCCTGGAGTCCAAGGGCAAGGTCCTGGTCGACGAGAAGACCCTGTGGCCGAACCAGGAGTTCGTGACCACGCACCTGATCGTCAGCCAGAAGTTCCTGAAGGAATACCCCGGCACGGTCAAGAAGCTGCTCCAGGGCCACGTCAACGCGGTCAAGTACATCAAGGACAACAGCGCCGACGCGCAGACCGCGGCGAACGCCCAGATCGAGGCGCTCTCCGGCAAGGCGCTGAAGCCGGAGATCCTGGCCGCCGCGTTCCAGAACCTGAAGTTCACCTACGACCCGATCGCGTCCTCGCTCTACACGAGCGCCAAGCACGCGGAAGAGGTCGGCCTGCTCAAGCCGGTCGACCTGAAGGGCATCTACGACCTCGGCCCGCTGAACGAGCTGCTGAAGGCTGACGGTCAGCCCGAGGTCAGCGACGCCGCGGCGTCCTGATCATCCTGACGCGCTGATGGGAGGGCGAGTATGAGCACGGTAGTCCGGATCGACGACGTCACCAAGGTGTACGGCTCGGGGGGCAACGCTCTGCTCGCCCTCGATCACATCTCACTCGACGTCCAGCAGGGAGAGTTCGTCTGCTTGCTGGGCGCGTCCGGCTGCGGCAAGAGCACGCTGCTCTCGCTGGTCGCCGGCCTCGACGACATCACCACCGGCACCCTGGACATCGGCGGGCGCCACGTCGCGCTGATGTTCCAGGAGGCCGCCCTCTTCCCCTGGCTCTCGGTGGCCGGCAACGTCGAGCTGCCGCTGCGGCTCCAGGGCGTCGGCCGGGCCGAGCGCAAGAAGCGGGCCGAGGAACTGCTCGAGATCGTCCGGCTCAGCGGGTTCGGCGGCAAGCGGCCGCACGAGCTCTCCGGCGGCATGCGCCAGCGCGTCGCCCTGGCCCGGGCCCTCGCCCAGAACGCCGACGTCCTGCTGATGGACGAGCCGTTCGGCGCGCTCGACGCGATGACCCGGGACATCCTGCACGACGAGCTGGAGCGGATCTGGCGCGAGCAGGAGCTCACCGTTCTCTTCGTGACCCACAACGTGCGCGAGGCGGTCCGCCTCGGCGACCGGGTCGTGCTGCTCAGCAGCCGGCCGGGCCGGGTCATCGAGGACTACAAGATCGACCACCCGCGCCCCCGGCGCATCGACTCCACCGAGGTCTCGAGCCAGGCCGCCGAGATCACCGACCGGCTCCGCGCGGAGGTCGCCCGCCATGCCAACTGAGCAGCACTCCGCCACCGGCGCCGCCCTCCAGGGCGCTGTCGCCCCGGACGCGTTCCCGCCTCCGCTGCCGGCCGAGCCGGTCGATCTCGAAGCGGCCGACCGGGTCAGCGGCCTGGACGCTCTCGAACTCGCGCCGAAGAAGGACAAGGGCAAGCTCGGCAAGCGGATCTGGCACAGCACCTGGCCGAAACTGCTGGCCGTCGCGATCGTCATCGCGATCTGGCAGGCCGCCGTCCTGGCCGAGTGGAAGCCGATCTACGTGCTGCCGGCTCCGCTCGACGTCTTCTCGGTCCTCAAGGACCTGATCACCACCGCCGACTTCTGGGACGGCGTCCGGCTCACCATGACCCGGGCCATCACCGGCTTCTTCCTGGCCGTGCTGATCGGCACGATCATCGGCGCGGCGGTCTCCCGGTTCGCGCCGCTGCGGGCAGCGATCGGCTCGCTGATCACCGGCCTGCAGACCATGCCGTCGATCATGTGGTTCCCGCTCGCCATCCTGCTGTTCCAGCTCGGCGAGAGCGCGATCATGTTCGTGGTCGTCCTCGGTGCGGCCCCTTCGGTGGCGAACGGCCTGATCAGCGGCATCGACTACGTACCCCGCACCTGGTTGCGCGTCGGCAAGGTGATGGGAATGAAGGGCCTCGCGCAGTACCGGCACCTGATCCTGCCGGCCTCGCTGCCGTCCTTCGTCTCCGGCCTGAAGCAGGGCTGGGCGTTCTCCTGGCGCAGCCTGATGGCCGGTGAGCTGCTGGTCATCGTGCCGGGGACGGTCTCCATCGGCGTGCGGATGCAGAACGCCCGCGACCTGTCGGACAGCGCCCTGGTGATCAGCTACATCATCGTCGTCCTGATCATCGGCATCCTGATCGACCAGTTCTTCAACGCGGCCGACAACGCCCTCCGCAAGCGCTGGGGTCTCACCGGCAACTAGTTCGGCCGGACCGACTCCAGCACCTCCTCGACCACCGGGTTGAACTGCTTGTGCGTGCCGGGGACCGACACGTACAGCACGGCTGCCGTCGGCTTGCCCACGTCGATGACCGCCACCGCGGACAACTCCTCGGTGGCGGTCAGGCCGGGCGAGTTGAACCGCAGCCGGAACTCGCTCACGAAGGCCGGCAACCCGCCCAGCGTGGTCACCTCGTCGCGGAGCGGCTCCAGCGTGTTGGGCTGGGGGTAGTACTCGGCGCGCACGTCCGCCGCCACCTGCCGGCCCACGCACTCCAGGTCGAGCGAGACGGCGTCGTTGTCGGCCGCCGGCACCGCCGCCGACAGGATCGACGCGTGGTACTCCCCGCCGCTGTAGAACTCGGTGACGAAATGCTGGCCGACCCGGTACGGCACCTCCAGCGTCCCGGCCTTCCAGACGTCGGTCCAGGTCACCCACGGTGCGTCGTACTTGCGGTAGGAGATGCCGGCTTCCTCGTCGACGGTCCTCGCCCCGGTCGCCGGCGCGACGGCGCTCGATCGGGGCGCGGGCGCGCCGCTCGGTGAGCCGGTCGGCGCGGGACAGGCCTGCGCCAGCGGCGGCCGCAGATCGGCCGGCCCGGACTCCTTCGAGGCGAACGGGTTGCTCTCCCCACCGAAGATCACGATCAGCAGCACGGTCAGACCGGCCGCCAGGATCACGCCGGCCACCCCACCGAAGATCATCAACTGCCGCCGGCGTCGTCGTGGTCCGTCCGGCTGCGGCGCCGGCGGCTTCTCCGGCGCCTCCGGCGGCTGCGGGGGTACGCCGGAAGCCGTCACCATGCCCGACGACCATGCTCCGCTCGACATGTCTCCAGTGAACACCACGGCACGTCCCACGGGCCGGTACGGCGGTCGGCATTGTCCTCCCGCACCACGCCTTTTCCAGAAAGTTCAGCTACCGTGCTGCCATGGAACTGGTGTATCCCCCGGTTGTCGGTCTCGCGAAGACCATGTTTCGCGTCCTCGACCTCAAGATCGAGGTCGAAGGCGGCGAGCACATCCCGACCAGCGGCGGGGCGGTGCTTGCCAGCAACCACTC comes from the Actinoplanes sp. OR16 genome and includes:
- a CDS encoding ATP-dependent DNA helicase UvrD2; amino-acid sequence: MRGDGVLAGLDPEQRTAVTAPAGPVCILAGAGTGKTRAITHRIAYRTSIGEISPRHILAVTFTARAAAEMRARLTALGAAGVQARTFHAAALRQVRYFAPRLLEGRGMPELMESKIRVVGLAAARAGVRADRAASRDLASEIEWAKSSLVEPGEYAVAAAKALREPPFEPARVAEVFAAYESLKRRQGVIDFEDLLRAAVWGIEEHQDVADQIRAQYRHFVVDEYQDVNPLQQRLLDAWLGGRDDITVVGDASQTIYSFTGATSGYLIDFPRRRRDAVVVRLVRDYRSTPQVVGLANAVIRQARGTEAKLRLELVGQRPAGPEPELKIFPDEPGEALAVARRCRELIASGTPASEIAVLFRTNAQSEAYEEALAEAEVPYVVRGAERFFERAEVRQAMVALRAAVRSIPGETPLADAVVEALAATGWNRHQPPPGGAAREQWEALAALVTLAEEYAAAPEILPIGEAGRVQREVSLSAFNDELARRAEQQHAPTMAGVTLASLHSAKGLEWDAVFLVGLSDGTLPTTYAKTPDQLEEERRLLYVGVTRARQWLWLSYGQSRSPGGRPRRPCRFLPQLERSSSAAADRGERGSRKPDRRRPQVATCRICGATLLAGADRKLGRCPTCPSDLDEDLYERLQVWRASTAAHLKVPAYVVFTDATLVAVAERRPAGPAQLLAIAGIGPRKLGQYGEAVFALVAGASPDDLVQKNFES
- a CDS encoding mycoredoxin encodes the protein MLTMYSTSWCGYCHRLKSQLDREGIAYDVVDIEQDEASAAFVRSVNGGNQTVPTLKFDDGSALTNPSIVQVKQHLATISA
- a CDS encoding phytanoyl-CoA dioxygenase family protein produces the protein MTQVEAPAWTQMSAGEREAFDRDGYIVVPSVLSESEIEAGRAAILGYYEKAKAEGKLSPTGALHQLSPVAHVPELAFLLDHPKAFKYIWSLLGWNVHVYHSHIDVHPQLHEEQKQWWHWHQDGGRQNREIETDPRPMMSVKLAYWFSDVSETGRGNFTVLPGSHKTNWLPGPPSRGVPWPQPSGAVQITANAGDLVVFDRRIWHARSDNYSDITRVGAFFGYTPRWIAIRDEVADLPNRPEWSGFTEVQKQLLGGFGNGDGDHQWGHYPESTPLYGALKERGLLDSSIPALIP
- the nudC gene encoding NAD(+) diphosphatase, with the protein product MTEPEQPDLGEQPGTPPLARTTLDRAAHRRKDDAWLADAWTRGLVLVVDLAKGGRALVTDRPDGGVALVLAPSSASPDAERWFLGVDADGTPVWTVDASVEASADQRAVTLRDSGHLLDDRDAGLFTAAVALGNWHRSHAFSPRTGQPTTVVEAGWARADPEGRLMWPRTDPAMIVLVHDGVPGPGGRCLLGHNAAWPATPDGVRRFSCLAGYVEPGESAEASVVREVQEEVGIKLTSLQYAGSQSWPFPGSLMLGFHAVADPAQPFVLDPEEIDEAHWFTRDAIAKMIAGGYVDPESGVPMSLPMRSSIAFYLIEKWLHG
- a CDS encoding pitrilysin family protein, whose translation is MSAKTLPDLIPDADLHLPREAERRLPSGLTVIAIRRSAVPLVELRLRIPFGRAPLAPATLLSQAIFTGTSTLSSIDIAAELQAVGGSLGAALDPDRLLISGNALADGLDRTLELLAGVLTDATFPAEEVGVERERLVDHIQVALSQPAHLARVALLKRIYDTHPYAVQTPTPDEVRAVEPGALRQLHAERVRPAGATLVLVGDIDPDQAIDVAEKVLGGWTGGAPDGVIPPIPSIETGPLLLVDRPGSVQSSLRLALPGVTRTDPDYAAVTVANLIFGGYFSSRWVENIREDKGYTYGSHSGIEHFVAGSTWSGSAEVATEVTGPSLLETVYELGRIASLPPGEEELEQARRYALGTLRLSMSTQAGLAGLASMYAGFGLRLEHLREHSEALAAVTREEVFAAGAKYLAPSRAVTVVLGDADKIESQLSVLTAVERSRE
- a CDS encoding pitrilysin family protein, whose translation is MAPRIKIPATKYPVERFTLGNGLRVVLSPDRSAPVVGVAVVYDVGIRSEPEGRTGFAHLFEHLMFQGSENLEKLAHFRHVQGAGGTFNGSTHLDYTDYYEELPSGGLERALFLEADRMRGPRLTEENLRNQVDVVKEEIRVNVLNRPYGGFPWLKLPPVMFDTFANAHDGYGSFEDLESATVEDAQGFFDRYYACGNAVLSVAGDFDVAEATAMIERHFGDVPARPAPSLPDFAEPGLTEEKRESYIDRIAPLPAVAAGWGVPDPIGDFTGYLPYAVLAEVLTDGDASRLVERLVQRDRAATNLGGYIGFMGDEYQVRNPTALLLQAHMPPGGDAGKVLQTIDEELDRLVTDGLKPGELDRTQARMATRLLQGTDDVLGRAQPMAVLELQRGRPGLLNELPKLVSEVTDEQIVAAAATLRPERRASVEVIPGAAQ
- a CDS encoding Rrf2 family transcriptional regulator; its protein translation is MYVSARTDYAVRAMLAVTAEHPHLVKAAGLAAAQDIPLSFLQGILLDLRRAGLLHSHRGVDGGYALARPAEEITVGDVVRAVGGALTTVRGLPTSTATYHGAATALHDVWIAVEAAIEGVVDHKTLAELSQNSIKKN
- a CDS encoding ABC transporter substrate-binding protein, which codes for MSSRTVRALALASAAVVASTALAACGSDDANTAEGTSGAAAEAKTINLGYFPNITHAPALVGVNKGIFSEALGSATTLETKTFNAGPAAIEALLSGAIDATYIGPNPAINGWSTSKGTALKIIAGSTSGGAGLVVKEGINTPADLKGKKIATPQLGNTQDVALRAWLKENGLNADTNGGGDVSVLPQDNATAIQAFAQGTIDGAWVPEPNYSKLILESKGKVLVDEKTLWPNQEFVTTHLIVSQKFLKEYPGTVKKLLQGHVNAVKYIKDNSADAQTAANAQIEALSGKALKPEILAAAFQNLKFTYDPIASSLYTSAKHAEEVGLLKPVDLKGIYDLGPLNELLKADGQPEVSDAAAS
- a CDS encoding ABC transporter ATP-binding protein; its protein translation is MSTVVRIDDVTKVYGSGGNALLALDHISLDVQQGEFVCLLGASGCGKSTLLSLVAGLDDITTGTLDIGGRHVALMFQEAALFPWLSVAGNVELPLRLQGVGRAERKKRAEELLEIVRLSGFGGKRPHELSGGMRQRVALARALAQNADVLLMDEPFGALDAMTRDILHDELERIWREQELTVLFVTHNVREAVRLGDRVVLLSSRPGRVIEDYKIDHPRPRRIDSTEVSSQAAEITDRLRAEVARHAN
- a CDS encoding ABC transporter permease codes for the protein MPTEQHSATGAALQGAVAPDAFPPPLPAEPVDLEAADRVSGLDALELAPKKDKGKLGKRIWHSTWPKLLAVAIVIAIWQAAVLAEWKPIYVLPAPLDVFSVLKDLITTADFWDGVRLTMTRAITGFFLAVLIGTIIGAAVSRFAPLRAAIGSLITGLQTMPSIMWFPLAILLFQLGESAIMFVVVLGAAPSVANGLISGIDYVPRTWLRVGKVMGMKGLAQYRHLILPASLPSFVSGLKQGWAFSWRSLMAGELLVIVPGTVSIGVRMQNARDLSDSALVISYIIVVLIIGILIDQFFNAADNALRKRWGLTGN